Proteins from one Penaeus monodon isolate SGIC_2016 chromosome 39, NSTDA_Pmon_1, whole genome shotgun sequence genomic window:
- the LOC119597531 gene encoding classical arabinogalactan protein 9-like: protein MDLRGKMFCDTTKGFPSLLPKPKGPPFGTPKPPSCLKEAYRRLTCPRLSKPFSVTLVSTDAPRTQKKWISRPSSIPPLNGPPVLTPTPTVDTHTSPKKGRAAPFATPDGRSKPLAFASRNLTKPRELLRPTSRPSPSSGLSNLRESFRLLPLLRSSPT from the exons ATGGATTTAAGAGGAAAGATGTTCTGCGACACTACTAAGGGGTTCCCCTCCTTACTTCCCAAACCCAAAGGGCCGCCCTTTGGGACGCCCAAA CCGCCGAGCTGCCTTAAAGAGGCCTACCGACGCCTTACTTGCCCAAGACTATCGAAACCCTTTTCAGTCACCCTGGTCAGCACCGATGCTCCTCGTACCCAAAAAAAATGGATCTCGCGCCCGTCATCGATACCCCCGCTGAACGGGCCCCCCGTCCTGACCCCTACCCCAACCGTCGATACGCACACTTCTCCAAAAAA GGGTAGAGCCGCCCCTTTTGCAACGCCCGATGGACGCTCAAAACCCCTCGCCTTTGCCAGTCGAAATTTAACCAAGCCCAGAGAATTACTCCGTCCGACCTCGAGGCCCTCGCCGTCGTCTGGGCTCTCAAACCTTCGAGAATCATTTAGGTTACTGCCACTTCTAAGATCATCGCCCACTTAA